The sequence below is a genomic window from Setaria italica strain Yugu1 chromosome IV, Setaria_italica_v2.0, whole genome shotgun sequence.
ACTTTCAAAACGCACCACTCAAGAAGAGTTTAGAGCCACATTGCAAAGGCAAGGTGCTGCTCAGCTAGTGCTTAGAGTAGGGGGAGAGTAAGGGGTAGTTCGGGGAAGCGTCGGGTCTGTCGGCGCTCTTCTCCAATCTTGTACTTCTACGGATGTTGGCTTCCTTTGGTAATAAGTAAGTTCGTATTCGTGATTCCTTTCTTCAGGTAGTACTTATATccaagtgagatcagttctctttaCTTGCAGGTTCGTCACTCTATATTTATACAGAGTGCTGTAGTTTGCTATGGGACGTCAGATGTAGTTAGAATACACTAGTAATCAATAGCATAGACGTGGTCTCTAGGCTAGGGGTTATCCTTCGTgtgccttatatcccacggattgctagaggtaggccgtaggtggtgacagtcctgttggtcctttgtaatcctccacattcggatatagcgtagagccgTTAGCTGGAGTCACCTGGCAGACCAGGAGTAAGCTAGTGCCCGAAGCGAATATCGTTAATCAAGAGATCGATCTTTAACTTGcctcaagtgctacctataggaatcctctctaccctcaccaCCTATCTGTGTATGTCCTTGGATCGACTAGACTAGAAGTTAGAGCACACACGTTTCCTTGAATTCGATACCATTGGAATACTCTGAAGTGAAAGATACAACGGTATCCGTACGCTTACGAATTTATTCGcattcgttaaatataccaacatcCATTCAACCAGATTGACTGTACAATAATAAATAGATCACGCCATGGAACCTGATGCAGGGTGGGAGGCCTGGAGTAAAGCCATGTGTGGCAAACCCAATCGTCTTTTACACCGACGAATTATATTGGGCAGCAAAAGGCACAAGTAACAAAAGAAATGATCTGTCACCCGACCGGGGTCCTATAGTCTGTAGATAGAGGCAATAATGTGATCCCTGCATCGGTCGACAAAATTAGATGTTTCTGCACTGGAGCCAGATGAGCTGCAGCCTCTAGCCCTCTACACCATCCCCTCAGTTGACAGATCCAGTAAGAATGCCATAGTGATAATATACGAATTTAGAGGAGATATCATTCAATGGGACGGAACTATGCTGTGGAACTCACAAGCTGTTGTTTCAGAGAACAGCACAAGCAAATCATGGTTACTGTGCTCATATTTCTGATGGCAAAGTCCAAGCATTGGGAATGTAATAGAGGACGGGAGAAATTCAGGTGCTACCGTGCTACCACATATAAAATGCACCTAAGTGCTTCAAAAATTCCACTAAAGTCATGGAAGAATGGAACATGCAATCTTCTATGTTCATGCAAAGTTTGAGATTAAATAAAAATTTATGTAAGAAGAATAAAAAAGGAGACATCAGCTAATGAACACCCTGGATGTGCTAACTCTgttgctgcagcagctgctcaaATACCAAAACATCGCCAATCCGCAACATGCTTGCTTAtcgcaaagaaaaaagaatcatgTGAAGTTAGTTCCAAGAAAGTTTAATTAGTAGCTACCAAAATTACATGTGAACTTAGTTCCAAGTTGAGAAACAAGTGTAATGAATAGGAATAATTGGTGAACCGCCGGAAACAACAAATCTGTGTCAAGTAAGTTCAGATAAGAAGGTCAATCAGTCTTGAGTGCTTGATGAAATCCATGCATACATAATGTGTTTGGGATCCTGAAACAGGTGAACTTTACAGCAAGATgcaacaagccagagaacatGGTAAGCTCTGGCTGATTAGTGAAAGAGCATTGCAGGTGGACCATCTAGCTTGGGATATCAAATTACACAGGAATAAAGAAGCATAACTTCTATGAGGTAAACTAATGGCCTTGCAATACAATACAGCATTGACATTCTCATGATTACTGCACACAAGTTCCAATTTGGtggctagtttttttttaaaaaaaacttataaTTTGATTACTCGAAATGCTCAATTACAGTGTGCTAGTAAGTTCTCGGCCAAACAAGGTCTGCAAAAACTTGTAGTAAAATTTCTGTGCTTTGCGGACACAGAGCATGTGAAATGTGAGCTATGCTATAGCCATTTTCTAGCTCCCTTGGTGAGTTAATTAATATTTCGATGCAAGCAGATCAAAGCTCTTCACTACACCAAGATCCTGGATCCTGAGCAGGTAAAGCCTAATGTTAACAATCAAAAATTAAACCATATTGTCACCACCCGTGGAGCCGGGGAGATCAACCTAGAACGTGAGCAAGATCACAGGGAATTCACAGGGTAGATCTCagtagtggaggaggaggaagacccttCCTCTGTTCCTCTTTCAGTTTATAGTTGTTCTCCGTGACGATGTGCATTAATTAGCTTCCGTCTTGTAGCCTTGACCTTTGGGATTTTCTTGGGCTATGACTTGTTAACCCATGACTAATGTTCTTCAATCCTATTTGTATCAAATGGCATGAGGTCAGTCTCACTGGAAATTTCATGAAGAGTTCAAATTACAtgtcacatcagcaattttgctgacttggtaagatctttatgaggagagagaagaggattttcatcatatgtgagaggagtttcatccccatgacatTCAACTGACAGAGCTACCTAGTTCCCAATCTTGGTAACAGTGCAATGAAGATGCACACTGaggccattctcaatgcaaggtttcatatttatattttcaagaGTGCCACTTAAGCAAGAAGACATTTAGTTCATACATGAAATAGCTCAcacaatgcaaagtttcatcttgtgttgtttccaagactacatgcaagacacaaagatcttggaaacagtgtagacatggtttcatccccatgaaactaATTTCTTATCTCACTTCATAAATAGTGTGTCATGTCATCAAAATTGTCTACATGACAGCTCATTTATTGTCCATGAAACTGCTATTGAGAATACCCCGAGATTGGCCTGATAAAAAAGTACAAACTCAAGCCCGAGAAAACCAAGATTAATTAGTGTGCAGGAAATCCCCATTGTATATTGCGTGGGAAGACAATATCCACACAAGATCAAATGGTTATTCCTCTACAAATGTAAAAAGGATTACTGGAAGAATTCATGGCAATTTCTTTTTGGAGAAGTTGAGAAATACTGCAAATGTATGTACAGCTGTAGATATAGGTGTGCATCACCCTTTACTTTCATGGGATTTAGGCCCCTAAGTTTCATTTTAACTGATGACGCCTAAAGTTGTCGACGCTATTTGCATAGCTTATACGCTGCAGAGGAATATCAACTTTTCCTCCGCAGTTGACATGATATGGTATTCCTATTTCAAAAATATTAATGCCCAGATCATCTGCATTTTAAGTGATTAACATAGGGAAAACTTATTCTTTCAGCATTTTCACGAAATACCCAAAATATTCAAGATGTGGGAACTCTGTTGCTGCGGCTTGAAGACCGAAGCTTGGCAATTCATCTTCCATAGACACACATACGAATCAGTTTGGGAAAGAATAACTTGTGAAACTAAGTTAGTTGAAATCAAAGCAAACAACGAACGTAGTACTCCGTGGATGGGCAACCGTAATGTACATTCTGGATACTCTTGAGAATTGCATAACTAAAACCATGTCAGAGTTTGAAGTAAGCAGCAATAAATCACTGATTATTTTACAAATAAGCTATGCAACTTAATAATTCATAGGCAAAATTGCAAGCCTTGAGAAGGTTCGTGTCAAATAAGTCAACACATCTGATGCTCCAGAAACAGAAAGCATGTGACACCATCGGGCTCACATATCAGTGAGAGTCATTGGGGCTCCGACTGCGCAGAGGATCCCAGCCCGATGAGTTTGTGCAGATGATGCTCCAGAAACAGAAAGTTGTTTTATTCCTATACGGCCTGTCCAGCATAGTAATATGATGATCTCACCATGGAAACAATCTAGTAGCTATTTGACACATCAACCATAAATTAAACAGAAGACAGCAAAAGTAACTGTAGTGAGGTAGAAAAAGTTCCTTACATTATAATTTGTAGACATCACACGTGTTTACGCAAGTttgaatgtttaaatactacaATTTGAAGTAACTGTGGTTGAGTATTTACAATTTGAAGTAATCAACTAGAGCTTTGCTCGCAAGGTCTCGTCTAAAGAAGGCCCCCAGAAACTCAGGCATGGTAAAATTCCTGTATTTTGAGGGGTTATCTGAAGAAACCAACTCTGGTAATGGTCCATAAAAATCTGAGTCCCCTCTCTTCCCAGGATTGAAAAATATTCCAATTGAAACTCTTGCTTCTTCACGTGTATTCATAATCACCCGATGGTCGACACTCTTGTACTTATCATTAGACATGATCTGATGAAAGAATAGGATACAAAAAGAAGTTTGATAAGATGATGGCATCATAGAACTGAACCACGCTTACGGTGGGTGTGCAATGTGCGAGCAGGTGTATTTTGTATAGTGCATGCCAGCATGACACATTTTGATTTACCTATGGATACTTGTGGTCATATCAAAGACTAATGCCTAAAGCTATACACTCCCTTCTTGAAGCCAAACATGTTCTGAGTTTTTGCTTGGAAGCTAATAGGCATTTCTATACATGGTTTCTGTCAGAAATTGTAAGATATCAAAGTCTTCAAACAGGACAAGTAATACTGGAGTTGCATACTGTGGAGCAGTCTGTTCCAATAATCCAATCTTTAAGGCCGTAACAACTACTTTACTTCCACGATTTGGTCAGGACATATGTGTAACCAGATATTGTTTTATAGTGCTCAAAGGTTTAAAGCAGCACAAGAACTGAAGTATTTAGATCACTGGAGTTTCTAAGTAATGTGAAGTAAACTTAATTTGAAGTACTTAGAGTGCAAAATGAGTTACTCGATGGTGCAGATTGAACTGAAATGGAAGAAATCTGAATTCAGATAGTACTTCAGATATAGCTTGATTCTGATCATACGGGTTGTAGTTGCATTAATTGGCTACTGTCAAAGTAAAAACAATCTGATTGTACCTGCAAAAGGTCCCCGACGTTGATTACAAGCGCACCGGGCACAGGCTTCACATCCACCCAGTAGCTCGCCCCATCATCATCCGTTTGCTTCACCTGCAGACCACCCACACAATCCTGCGCGAGGACGGTGAGCCCGCCGGGGTCTGTGTGCGGGACGATGCCCATGGTGCGCTCGGGCTCGGGGCACACCGGGTAGTAGTGGCAGACCATGACCCTGCCCTCGAGGCAGGAAGCCTCCTCCAGCCTCGTCGACCCGAGCCCAAGCCCCTCGGAGAGGAGCCCCAGCAGGGCGCGCCCCacggcggtggcgtgcgcgTCCCACTCGAGCAGCTCTTCGCGGCAGACGGCCGGGATGCGCGCCGGGTCAGCCCGCTGGGGCCCGAACGCGATCTGGACGGTGTCGCGCCAGCTCGCGGCGGAGGTCCGGAACAGATCGACGTTGGAGAAGTACGAGACCCCGCCGACCATGGAGCGGCCGTAGTGCGCGGAGCGCTCGGCGGCCGGGAGCTCGTTGaaggcgcgcacggcggcgagcgccCGCGCGGGGTAGTCCTCTGGGACGCCGAGGGCCTGGTAGTGGTTGATGAGGTGGAAGAAGCCCCAGCTGCgggcggcttcggcggcggcggcggcggcggcgggcgcggggagTGAGAGGTCGACGACGGGGATGGAGACGCCCGGGGGCGCGAGCGGCGCGGAGGCGTAGGGGTCCGGGTGCACGAAGAGCGCGGGGACGGAGGAGACGCCGGACTCGACGAGGCCGCGGACGCCCGTGCAGGCCTCGTCGAAGGCTTTGAGGAGCGCGGCGCGGTCAGACTGGGCTGCCGGAGCGGAGGGGGACGCCATAGCCGAGGCCCTTGGGATTGCGTGGAGGGGCAGACGCTCACTTGACCGAGAGGGATGGATGGTGCTTGGGAGGTGGGCCGCGCGGCGAGTCCTATCCTGTCGTCATCGTCCGTTTCGTCCTCCCCAAACAACCGGCCAACCGAGCACGCAAGACGCAACCGACGCCCTCCCGATGGCGATGGGCGGCGGTGTTCGGGCGTTCGACGACCGTGAAGCGAGCACACGTTCTGGGCGAAGAAGGCCAGAGGCGCGACATCGTGCTCACTGCGGAggcgacgagccgcggcacggcgGAGACGACGTTGCACGGCTGTGAATTGTAATGGCCTGACGGGAAAATATGCGTTTTTCATCGCTTATTAAATATTACGAAATTACGATTATTCATCTCTTATATTTATCCCTTAACTAATTAAATCGGTATACAAGTTAACCATGGTTTGGTTTTGACTTTTGTGTCATCTATAATCATTTTTTAGTGCCGCGTTGTTAAAAAATTTCAGTGAATTCTCTAAATTGGCTACTCATAATTTTTTAAGAGAAAATTAATGATACTGGTTCGCGTTGAATTGTTACACCGATCAACTCAACATAAGACATGGCTTAGTAGTGATTAGCTAGAACCTACTAAACTATTGTTAAGCTGACGTGAGGATGGTAAGTGTACTtgtttagttagttaagggattgatttgcaccaaataaaaTATAAGGAATGAATGTTACACTTTTGCAATATTTGAGGAAAGAAAATACAATTTTTCCAGATGGTATACGTGGAACGACTGAACAAGTCGATCCGGACGAAGTGATAGTGACCGTGTGGTTTCCGACCGATCACGTGTTTTGCAAAAACATTTCTCTACTCAGTTTCAACTCAACTAAAACCTCAAATCTTTTTTACATAGTTCAAATAACTCACATTCAACCAATACTCATGAGTACATGTATACCGATGATGAATCGGCATGTTTGCTGGCTAATGGTTGTGTTTGGGTTTTCCGGTTAATCCTATAGTAGCCAACCATAATTTCTAGGTACACACCATGCCCGTTGTGGCCCAAAACATATAATCAAAGCATTTACATCTCTCAGCCTCAATTTGTAATAATTCCTATATTATCTAATTACTGAGACGACTTCTTTATTCACAACACTAGCTTTCACCTTTGTATCAAATGAGAATTCGGAGCTTAAAGAAAAGTGGTCTTCACTCTAACCTACGTTTTTCATCACTACGATATATATATAAGCAACCTTTATGTTGCAAACTAAATACTTTAAATTTTGGTCAGGATTGCCTTCATGGTTTTAGCTCTCAAACACTAAAAAAATATGATGTTTGGGGAAAACACCAATGAAGCGTCTAATTTGTTGATGGGGATCAGTCGCGTTAACATGATATTTTGCTAAAGAAGAAAGAGCAATTTATCAAAACGTACCCATATTGACATGGGACAGGCAGGCATCTCTCCTCTCACTGTGTGCCTTTATTTCCTCGTGTTACTCCACCTCTCTTCTCAAAGCATAGCCCAGCATGGCACTGATAGTCTAATACATCTGGCAATGATACGTAATCACGTAATCCTCCAAAATGAAACTCCTAGAGAAACCTTCGTTCGTATCGGCTCATTTGGCCGGCATGAATTCATTCATGCCAGCTCTAAATAAAGCCAGCACGAATAGTCCATTATTCGCGTCGGCTCCATCACAAATACAATAGCCGACAAGAATAATGGTTATTCGTGTCAGTTCTATTTGCGATATGAATGTAATAGTCGGTAAGAATAATCCTTATTCGTACCGGTTGATAGTCCTCAGCATTATTCGCACTGGTTCACGAATGGACTCGAAAATTCAAAAATTCGTAACTTCcgcatatgaactcggatggagataaactttatttgaaaattgtatatttccatGAGATCTAAAATTTTGTGGTTGAAATGTTTTTAATTCGAAGTCCTTTAGATGCCCAAAATTGTAACTTTAGCTTGCCTTTTACGTCCCTTATAATTTGaatttcatattttatttggaaattCATAGCTTTGTGATATGGACTCGCATGAagacaaactttatatgaaagCTCTAGGTTTCGACctgatctacaactttgtaattGAAATTTTTCAATTTAAATTCGTTCATGAATAACCAGCCACATTCGTATCGGCTTCATGGTGCCGGTCCCGTCCACGGTGCGAATGAGATTTTCACGCTAGCACGGATGAGGTGCTCTGCAGTAGTGCCTCATGGCATCTAGCTGTATATATCATTCTCATAAAAAGAAGTTCACCCATGTTTGGGGTGTCATATTGATTAGGAACATTCACCATGATCTATCTGTTGAAAACTATATGATAGTCACTTGACTAATTCCCCCATAATAGTGACTTTCAAATCACGATTGGTCATCATGTGAAAAAGCGACACTTATTCAACCAAAATTTTTGACCATATCAAATAAGCGCTATTGACTGAACCATGGAAATTACACGTCCCTTTACAAAAAATATAAAGTGTCTTTTATTTTTAGCCGGTCTTCAAAATTAAAATTCGACCTTCCTCCTATTATATACTCCTTTTAACCCATATTGCACTAACCCACATCAAATAAAACGATATGGAGGTATTATCGCTTATTCACGCTGTAAAAATTAATATGTTGCAAAAGCTTTTAAACTATGAATTTAGTATATTTTCTACATACATATATGGGGGACTAAATGTTAGTTATTTGTTAataaaatatgtaaagtttgaCCTTTTGGGGTTGTCTGAAGTCAACCAATTCAAATTGAAAACTAACTTTTTAGTGTGATGAATTTGGAAAATATTTGAAAGTAATATGGTGGGTTCGTATCAAAATTCAACTTTTAACACTCCTTCCATAAAAAAGGGAGTGcaatttaaaattttcccaCGGAATACTATTCTAGCGTTCATAAAATTCTAGCCTAACAAGCTTGCTTCGCAATCTTTTGCATGCGATGATCTAACTGGTTTGCTTTTCTTAATCTTTCATGCTCGGAATTACATGGAGTTAGGGACCAAAATGACAGCTCGTATGGAAATGGCAACACTCACTGACGCATTTAATATTTAATATGAGGATAGGTAAGTCCTTTTTTCTTCAACACTAATTTGCCTGAAATATTTAAGAATTGTATCTTTTTGGGACGGAAAGAGCGAATTACCTTATATTACACAAATAATAAGAAAAGGCAGTGCTATACAACCTTCGTACAGAAATTTTAGGCATATTTGAAATGGGAAAAAATCTCTTAAGTAGATTTTGATTCACAATTTCTTTTAAAATATAATGTCAATCGAATATCATTTCAACATGACTCTAGGTATAAATATATTGATGCAATTTTATACACTAGATGTGCTTATATTTAACTAATTATTGGTCAAACTTTATAAAGTTTAATTTTTCTCCGATTAAAATACACATCATTTCTGAACTGAATAGAGGGAGTATATTCTTGGAGTTTTCTTTTGAAGATTATAGAAGGGACTGAACAAATGGCTTAACACGGATCAAGATCCGCTCAGACAGCTGATTCGAAAACCTCCAGAAGCTCGGGTACCTTTAGTT
It includes:
- the LOC101774722 gene encoding 1-aminocyclopropane-1-carboxylate oxidase homolog 1 isoform X2: MASPSAPAAQSDRAALLKAFDEACTGVRGLVESGVSSVPALFVHPDPYASAPLAPPGVSIPVVDLSLPAPAAAAAAAEAARSWGFFHLINHYQALGVPEDYPARALAAVRAFNELPAAERSAHYGRSMVGGVSYFSNVDLFRTSAASWRDTVQIAFGPQRADPARIPAVCREELLEWDAHATAVGRALLGLLSEGLGLGSTRLEEASCLEGRVMVCHYYPVCPEPERTMGIVPHTDPGGLTVLAQDCVGGLQVKQTDDDGASYWVDVKPVPGALVINVGDLLQAV
- the LOC101774722 gene encoding 1-aminocyclopropane-1-carboxylate oxidase homolog 4 isoform X1; translation: MASPSAPAAQSDRAALLKAFDEACTGVRGLVESGVSSVPALFVHPDPYASAPLAPPGVSIPVVDLSLPAPAAAAAAAEAARSWGFFHLINHYQALGVPEDYPARALAAVRAFNELPAAERSAHYGRSMVGGVSYFSNVDLFRTSAASWRDTVQIAFGPQRADPARIPAVCREELLEWDAHATAVGRALLGLLSEGLGLGSTRLEEASCLEGRVMVCHYYPVCPEPERTMGIVPHTDPGGLTVLAQDCVGGLQVKQTDDDGASYWVDVKPVPGALVINVGDLLQIMSNDKYKSVDHRVIMNTREEARVSIGIFFNPGKRGDSDFYGPLPELVSSDNPSKYRNFTMPEFLGAFFRRDLASKALVDYFKL